The sequence CTTCCCCGAGTGGGAGGTCGATCTCGACCGCGCTCGTATCGCCCCGACGTCGACGGTGCGCGGTTACGAGACGTTGCCGGTGCTGGTCTCGTGAGCGTAGGTCCGCCTTCGGGTGAGCGCCGCGCGTACGACAACTCGTTGCGGCGCGAGCGCGCGGCGCAGACGCGCGAGCGGATCGTCGCGGCCGGTGCCGAGTTGGTGCACGAGTCGTCGATCCGCGACTGGCACGGCGTGACGATCCGCGCCGTCGCCGACCGTGCGGGTGTGAACGAGCGCACCGTCTATCGCCACTTCGCGAATGAGCGCGCCCTGCGCGACGCGGTGATGCACCGGCTCGAGCAGGAGGTGGGCATCGACCTCAGCGAGCTGAGCCTCGACGACTTCGCCGGCGCGGCGGCGCGCCTCTTCCGCTTCGTCGCGTCGCACCGGCACGAGGAGCGGATCCCGCTCGACGCGACCCTCATCGAGGCGAACCGCCGTCAGCACGACGCGTTGCTGGCTGCGGTGAAGGCGCACGCGGATCGGTGGCCGTCGTCGGATCGCACGGTCGCAGCCGCGATGCTCGACGTGCTCTGGGCGATCGGCAACTACGAGCGACTCGTCAACGACTGGCAGCTCGACGGTGAGGACGCGATCCGCGGCATCGCTTGGGTGATCGGTCTCGTCGAAGAAGCCGTGCGCGAGGGCCGCCGGCCTCCGAGAAAGGTGCGGGGATGACGCTTCAGGTGGTGCAGTGGACGACGGGCAACGTCGGGAAGCGGTCGGTGCGCG is a genomic window of Acidimicrobiia bacterium containing:
- a CDS encoding helix-turn-helix domain-containing protein; its protein translation is MSVGPPSGERRAYDNSLRRERAAQTRERIVAAGAELVHESSIRDWHGVTIRAVADRAGVNERTVYRHFANERALRDAVMHRLEQEVGIDLSELSLDDFAGAAARLFRFVASHRHEERIPLDATLIEANRRQHDALLAAVKAHADRWPSSDRTVAAAMLDVLWAIGNYERLVNDWQLDGEDAIRGIAWVIGLVEEAVREGRRPPRKVRG